One genomic window of Ruminococcus gauvreauii includes the following:
- a CDS encoding LacI family DNA-binding transcriptional regulator, protein MKKRTGKVTIKDLADECGVSIATVSRVLNKVPKCCNADTERRILDAVEKYGYSPNLAARSLVTSKSKMVAVLIPDIHNEFFQNFYLGIEKYCNEKEYRILLCNTQQSLQKEEEFLSELKNQVDGFVISTLNTRENNAKILELYHEHYPMVTLERYGDELQDVVKVKLDNEEASRRAVDYLYENGHRRIAFIKGAEDAVNSSLRYRGFVQALEKHGLTEDKRIVKTGNYTFESGRHCMAELLKQNEHFTAVITANDLMAIGACRAIRDAGKKVPQDLSVLGMDGTLMADIYVPSITTLVFHGEEMGVCVAEKLLNLIEGKECSREYIFIPELKEGNSVKNLMK, encoded by the coding sequence GTGAAAAAGAGAACAGGTAAGGTTACAATCAAAGATTTGGCTGATGAATGTGGAGTTTCGATTGCCACAGTTTCACGGGTACTTAATAAGGTTCCGAAGTGCTGTAATGCAGATACGGAGCGACGTATTTTAGACGCGGTGGAGAAGTATGGTTATTCACCAAACCTTGCGGCCAGGTCTCTTGTCACAAGTAAAAGTAAGATGGTTGCCGTATTGATACCGGACATACACAATGAATTTTTTCAAAATTTCTATCTGGGCATTGAAAAATACTGTAATGAAAAAGAGTATCGGATCTTGCTGTGCAATACACAGCAAAGTCTGCAAAAAGAAGAAGAGTTTTTGTCGGAACTTAAAAATCAGGTGGATGGATTCGTAATTTCCACGCTGAATACCAGAGAAAATAATGCTAAAATTCTGGAACTGTATCATGAACACTATCCCATGGTGACGCTTGAGCGTTATGGTGATGAACTGCAGGATGTGGTAAAAGTGAAACTTGACAATGAAGAGGCATCCAGGCGGGCGGTTGATTATCTCTATGAAAATGGACACCGCAGAATAGCGTTTATCAAAGGTGCAGAAGACGCCGTCAACAGTTCTCTGCGATACCGCGGGTTTGTTCAGGCGCTGGAAAAACATGGGCTCACAGAGGATAAACGTATTGTGAAAACAGGAAACTATACATTTGAAAGCGGCAGGCACTGTATGGCAGAACTGCTGAAACAGAATGAACACTTTACGGCGGTCATAACTGCCAATGACCTGATGGCAATCGGCGCCTGCAGGGCAATCCGGGATGCGGGGAAAAAGGTGCCTCAGGATCTTTCTGTGCTGGGAATGGACGGAACACTGATGGCGGATATTTATGTCCCGTCAATTACAACTCTGGTTTTTCATGGGGAAGAGATGGGAGTTTGCGTAGCAGAAAAGCTGCTGAACCTCATAGAGGGTAAAGAGTGCAGCAGAGAATACATTTTTATACCCGAATTGAAAGAGGGCAACAGCGTAAAAAATTTAATGAAATAG
- a CDS encoding sugar ABC transporter ATP-binding protein has product MKPYIEFKNITKRFGGTVALNNVSFEIRKGEVHCLCGENGAGKSTLINLCAGVITPTEGVICINGKEEHINTIQKSEKLGFAVVHQEIPLCQNMTIAHNIFLGSSEAVKGVFLNERHMTEKTRELLNMFQLKAEPDDILAKLSIAEQSIIQIAKAVYFQPDILILDEPTAALTNDQRAVMFKIVRKLVKEKAATVIYVSHRLEEVMELGDRMTVFKDGSYVTTRDIAEVSEEDIVKLMVGREIDKSEWGVTHATDEVLMSVKGLCSGKKFRDISFDLKKGEILGLAGFVGAGRTEVLSSIFGIDKLDSGEICLHGKKVRIKSAKDAIRHRISMIPENRRDDGLITTMSIRDNAEIVIRRRLYNRFGLLDNKRADAIMKDMIQKYAIKAGNANDLILTLSGGNQQKVVIAKWIGNDPEILLCDEPTRGIDVGAKAEVYAILRNIARQGIGIVMVSSELPELLSLCDRIIVMHEGVITGEVTREEATEEKIMKYAAAL; this is encoded by the coding sequence TTGAAGCCATATATTGAATTTAAAAACATAACAAAAAGATTTGGAGGAACAGTTGCTCTTAACAACGTCTCTTTTGAAATCAGAAAGGGCGAGGTACACTGTCTGTGTGGAGAGAATGGTGCGGGAAAGTCCACATTAATCAATTTATGTGCCGGCGTTATTACACCTACAGAGGGTGTAATCTGTATCAATGGCAAAGAAGAACATATTAATACCATACAGAAGTCTGAAAAGCTGGGGTTTGCCGTTGTGCATCAGGAAATCCCACTGTGCCAGAACATGACCATTGCCCATAATATATTTCTGGGTTCTTCAGAGGCAGTTAAAGGCGTCTTTTTAAATGAAAGGCATATGACGGAAAAGACCAGAGAACTGCTGAACATGTTCCAGTTAAAAGCCGAACCCGATGACATATTAGCCAAACTCAGTATTGCAGAGCAGTCAATCATCCAGATTGCAAAAGCCGTATACTTTCAGCCGGATATCCTGATACTGGATGAACCGACGGCTGCCCTGACGAATGACCAGAGGGCGGTGATGTTTAAGATTGTCCGTAAACTGGTGAAAGAAAAAGCTGCCACGGTGATTTATGTAAGCCATCGGCTGGAAGAGGTCATGGAGTTAGGCGACCGTATGACCGTGTTTAAGGATGGCAGCTATGTGACAACAAGAGATATCGCTGAGGTTTCTGAGGAAGACATCGTAAAACTGATGGTGGGCAGAGAAATTGACAAATCAGAGTGGGGCGTCACACACGCCACAGATGAGGTTCTGATGTCGGTAAAGGGACTGTGCAGCGGTAAAAAATTCCGGGATATCAGTTTTGATTTGAAAAAAGGAGAAATATTAGGCTTGGCGGGATTTGTAGGCGCTGGAAGAACGGAGGTCTTATCCTCGATCTTTGGTATTGATAAACTGGATTCCGGAGAAATATGTCTCCATGGTAAGAAGGTCAGGATAAAAAGTGCAAAAGATGCTATCAGACACAGGATAAGCATGATTCCGGAAAACCGAAGGGATGATGGACTGATTACCACTATGAGCATCAGGGATAATGCCGAAATTGTGATAAGAAGACGCCTTTATAACAGATTTGGCCTGCTTGACAACAAAAGGGCGGACGCCATCATGAAGGATATGATTCAGAAGTATGCCATTAAGGCCGGGAATGCCAATGATTTGATACTTACTTTAAGCGGAGGCAATCAACAAAAAGTTGTGATTGCCAAATGGATAGGAAATGATCCTGAGATACTTCTGTGTGACGAACCTACACGGGGGATAGATGTGGGAGCAAAAGCAGAGGTTTACGCCATTTTGAGAAACATTGCGAGACAGGGGATTGGAATTGTCATGGTATCCTCTGAGCTGCCCGAACTGCTGTCTCTGTGTGACCGCATTATCGTCATGCACGAAGGTGTCATCACTGGGGAGGTGACCAGAGAGGAGGCGACAGAAGAAAAAATCATGAAGTACGCGGCTGCTTTATAG
- a CDS encoding carbohydrate kinase family protein produces MFDVIALGELLIDFTPYGTSRDGRALFEQNPGGAPANVLAALSRLGQKTAFIGKVGEDMHGHLLKDTLEECGINTSGLILDPDYFTTLAFVALENGERSFSFARKPGADTRLRKEEVSENLLKQTRIFHCGSLSLTDEPSRSATLYAVDQAKKNGVLISYDPNYRALLWKSPQDAMEQMRSIIPSVDIMKISDEETTLLTGAENPEEAAGRLIDQGVSCAVVTLGKDGALMRTKDFVVRAKGADRKVTDTTGAGDSFWGGILSRFCFTGIHPDDLTEDQGLEFLKFANAVAGLCVEKRGAIPAMPSLDEVLAQL; encoded by the coding sequence ATGTTTGATGTAATTGCTTTGGGAGAATTGTTGATCGACTTCACACCGTACGGTACCAGCCGGGACGGACGCGCCCTATTTGAGCAAAACCCCGGAGGCGCTCCTGCAAATGTACTGGCGGCTCTGTCCCGCCTGGGTCAGAAGACCGCCTTCATCGGAAAAGTCGGGGAAGATATGCACGGCCATTTATTAAAAGATACCCTGGAGGAATGCGGAATCAATACCTCCGGCCTGATTTTGGATCCGGACTATTTCACCACGCTGGCTTTTGTGGCTTTGGAAAACGGCGAGCGAAGTTTTTCCTTTGCAAGAAAACCGGGCGCTGACACCAGGCTTCGCAAGGAGGAAGTGTCTGAAAATCTCCTGAAGCAGACCAGAATCTTTCACTGCGGCTCTCTGTCTCTCACCGACGAGCCGAGCAGAAGTGCAACGCTGTATGCGGTTGATCAGGCGAAAAAAAACGGTGTCCTGATTTCCTATGATCCCAATTACCGCGCACTTCTGTGGAAAAGCCCCCAGGACGCCATGGAACAGATGCGAAGCATCATTCCTTCCGTGGACATCATGAAAATTTCCGATGAAGAAACGACACTTCTGACCGGTGCCGAGAACCCGGAGGAGGCTGCCGGGCGTCTGATCGATCAGGGAGTTTCCTGCGCCGTCGTCACCCTGGGAAAAGACGGTGCGCTGATGCGCACGAAAGACTTTGTCGTACGCGCAAAAGGAGCTGACCGAAAAGTGACAGACACCACCGGTGCCGGAGATTCCTTCTGGGGAGGTATCCTGTCCAGGTTCTGTTTCACCGGCATACATCCCGATGATTTAACAGAGGATCAGGGACTGGAATTCCTGAAATTCGCCAATGCGGTGGCCGGTCTGTGCGTGGAAAAAAGAGGAGCCATCCCGGCTATGCCGAGTTTGGATGAGGTACTGGCACAGCTCTAG
- a CDS encoding uroporphyrinogen decarboxylase family protein has translation MGLKSRERILMAMNHEETDRVPIDLGSSRSTGINTNAYNQLKEYLGVKTDTVCFDIKQNLAYPDFDVLRRLGSDVVILPRLVPSVGIPIDKMKPGKLPCGGGDCLLAEKFNPVDLGGGALGIYDEQGHLLAKRPRDGLYFDECYNPLQDAASESEIDKLLVLPQISDYEMEWLRNRAKDIYENTDFAISGATSFSIFEKGWKDWGLTTYLENLYCEPELIEYYLDKLTDAYIVMMQRYLDAVGDYVQVVQNNDDFGTQMGMMIDPEIYRKFFKPRHARINEAIRKKKKDIHISLHCCGSIYPIIGDLIESGFDILNPIQKECSNMDPWQIKREFGDKVTIWGGACSTQTTLTNGTVDDIVRECKDMIRCYAPGGGFVFSQIHNIQAGISPEKIMAVFDTALKYGTKEFYGKEEQ, from the coding sequence ATGGGATTAAAATCAAGAGAAAGAATTCTTATGGCGATGAATCATGAGGAAACAGACCGCGTGCCGATCGATCTTGGGTCTTCACGCTCAACTGGAATCAATACGAATGCGTACAACCAGTTGAAGGAGTATCTGGGTGTCAAAACGGATACCGTGTGTTTTGACATCAAACAAAATCTCGCATATCCGGATTTCGATGTATTGCGAAGATTGGGAAGCGATGTGGTGATTCTACCGAGGCTGGTCCCGTCTGTGGGGATACCCATTGATAAAATGAAGCCGGGGAAATTGCCATGCGGGGGCGGCGACTGTCTGCTGGCGGAGAAATTCAATCCTGTCGACCTCGGCGGCGGGGCGCTGGGGATATACGATGAGCAGGGGCATCTGCTGGCGAAACGTCCCAGGGACGGACTGTACTTTGATGAATGTTATAATCCCCTGCAGGATGCGGCGAGCGAAAGCGAAATCGATAAATTACTGGTTCTTCCGCAAATATCAGATTATGAAATGGAGTGGCTGCGCAACCGTGCGAAGGACATCTATGAGAACACAGACTTTGCCATCTCCGGAGCGACCAGTTTCAGCATTTTTGAGAAGGGATGGAAAGACTGGGGACTGACCACATATCTTGAAAATCTGTACTGCGAGCCGGAGTTGATAGAGTATTATCTGGACAAACTGACCGATGCCTATATTGTGATGATGCAAAGATACCTGGATGCTGTCGGTGATTACGTACAGGTGGTTCAGAACAACGATGATTTTGGGACGCAGATGGGTATGATGATCGATCCGGAAATTTATCGGAAATTTTTCAAACCAAGGCATGCGAGAATCAATGAAGCGATCAGGAAAAAGAAAAAGGATATCCATATATCGCTGCATTGCTGCGGCAGCATTTATCCGATTATCGGAGATCTCATCGAATCCGGGTTTGACATTCTAAACCCGATACAGAAGGAGTGCAGCAATATGGACCCCTGGCAGATCAAACGGGAGTTTGGAGATAAGGTGACGATATGGGGCGGCGCCTGCAGCACACAGACGACACTGACGAACGGAACAGTCGATGATATTGTCCGAGAATGTAAGGACATGATTCGGTGTTATGCCCCGGGCGGTGGATTTGTTTTTTCACAGATACATAACATACAGGCTGGGATTTCGCCGGAAAAAATTATGGCAGTTTTTGACACGGCACTTAAATACGGGACGAAGGAATTTTATGGAAAGGAGGAGCAATGA
- a CDS encoding ROK family transcriptional regulator, which translates to MNKITNNEIKRTNRNNVFTAVYHARQTSKQQLAKTLQLSMPTITQNLKELEALNLIRKDGFYESSASGGRKAQIIRCNETARISVGVEVLKKRAYIIAVDLYGTPLKQDTLKLPFQNNELYYCALGNWINSFIASLPYDKDNILGVGIAIQGLISPDRTTILFGELMDCTGLYLEEFARFINWPCIFIHDSEAAGFAEIWLNSALNDSLFLWLNHNFGAALVINGKIHQGIGSLSGTLEHMTLVPNGRECYCGRSGCVEAYCSVDALEESAEEPLETFFPGLRSGDGSRLHVWHQYLHYLAMTLNNTLMLIDCDLIFSGALRPYLIQDDLELLKQYMKELSSFPFYEPRLRMGASDQYAAVVGASLYQIIDFLDNGNVFQ; encoded by the coding sequence ACAAATCGAAACAATGTCTTCACGGCGGTCTATCATGCACGTCAGACTTCAAAGCAGCAGCTGGCAAAAACCCTCCAGCTGAGCATGCCCACCATCACACAGAACCTGAAAGAACTGGAGGCTCTGAATTTAATCCGAAAAGACGGATTTTATGAATCCTCCGCTTCCGGCGGGCGTAAAGCGCAGATTATCCGCTGTAATGAAACAGCCCGCATCTCCGTCGGTGTAGAGGTCCTGAAAAAAAGAGCCTACATCATAGCAGTCGACCTCTACGGTACTCCCCTGAAACAGGATACCTTAAAACTGCCTTTTCAAAATAATGAGCTCTATTACTGTGCGCTGGGCAACTGGATTAACAGTTTTATCGCCTCTCTCCCTTATGATAAAGACAATATCCTGGGAGTGGGCATCGCCATCCAGGGACTGATCTCTCCGGACCGCACTACCATACTCTTCGGTGAACTGATGGACTGCACCGGATTGTATCTGGAGGAATTCGCGCGATTTATCAATTGGCCCTGTATCTTCATCCATGATTCGGAAGCCGCAGGATTTGCAGAAATCTGGCTCAATTCGGCGTTAAATGATTCTCTGTTTCTCTGGCTGAACCACAATTTCGGCGCTGCCCTGGTCATAAACGGCAAGATCCACCAGGGGATCGGGAGTCTGAGCGGAACCCTGGAACACATGACGCTGGTCCCGAATGGCAGGGAATGTTACTGCGGAAGGTCCGGCTGTGTGGAAGCCTACTGTTCCGTGGACGCGCTGGAAGAAAGTGCAGAGGAGCCCCTTGAGACATTTTTCCCAGGGCTGCGAAGCGGCGACGGCAGCCGTCTTCACGTCTGGCACCAGTACCTGCATTATCTGGCTATGACGCTGAACAACACCTTAATGCTGATCGACTGCGATCTGATTTTCAGCGGCGCGCTGCGTCCATATCTCATACAGGACGACCTGGAACTTTTAAAGCAGTATATGAAGGAACTATCTTCTTTCCCGTTTTACGAGCCGCGTCTCCGAATGGGAGCGAGCGACCAGTATGCTGCTGTTGTCGGAGCTTCTCTGTATCAGATCATAGATTTTTTAGATAACGGAAATGTTTTTCAATAG
- the rbsK gene encoding ribokinase, with protein MSNRVKIAVIGSYAVGMTICADHFPMPGETVPGRDFEICHGGKGSNQAVAASRAGGQVVYGTCLGRDSFGDEAMKLYKKENVDANFVKRSETGAATGVGLIYVNEEGENEIIIDFAANKEFRPEDVDRMLPVIKECKLLLMQLEGSMETIVYAAKKCKELGIPFFLNPAPYTPLPEELLGSCSCITPNQTEARQLAGLNPDDPIPDAQVAEMLYKKGIDTVIITLGSGGSYLKTSTIAEKIPGISVQAVDTTGAGDTFTGAFCVAFAEGKSIREAVRFGNIAAGLAVTRFGVVDGIPCREDIETYV; from the coding sequence ATGAGTAACAGAGTAAAAATTGCAGTGATAGGAAGCTATGCAGTGGGAATGACGATCTGTGCAGACCATTTTCCGATGCCCGGGGAGACCGTGCCGGGACGGGATTTTGAGATATGCCATGGAGGAAAAGGCTCTAACCAGGCTGTCGCAGCCTCAAGGGCGGGAGGACAGGTGGTTTACGGTACGTGCCTGGGCAGGGACAGCTTCGGCGATGAAGCGATGAAGTTATATAAAAAAGAAAATGTGGATGCAAATTTTGTGAAGCGGAGCGAAACAGGCGCTGCTACGGGCGTTGGCCTCATCTATGTAAATGAAGAGGGAGAGAATGAAATCATTATCGACTTTGCAGCCAATAAAGAATTCAGACCCGAAGATGTAGACAGGATGTTGCCGGTCATTAAGGAGTGTAAGCTGCTGCTGATGCAGCTGGAGGGCAGTATGGAGACCATTGTATACGCAGCGAAAAAATGCAAAGAACTCGGTATTCCGTTTTTCCTGAACCCTGCGCCGTATACTCCATTGCCGGAAGAATTGCTGGGCAGCTGCAGCTGTATCACACCAAATCAGACGGAGGCGAGACAACTTGCCGGGTTAAACCCTGATGATCCGATTCCTGATGCGCAGGTTGCGGAAATGTTGTATAAAAAAGGAATCGATACAGTGATTATTACGCTGGGGAGTGGAGGCAGCTATCTCAAAACCAGTACAATAGCGGAAAAAATACCCGGAATTTCTGTACAGGCGGTGGACACAACGGGAGCGGGGGATACATTTACCGGCGCATTCTGCGTAGCATTTGCAGAGGGAAAGAGCATAAGAGAAGCGGTCCGGTTCGGTAATATTGCAGCGGGACTTGCAGTGACCAGATTCGGTGTCGTGGATGGTATTCCATGCCGTGAGGACATTGAAACATATGTGTAA
- a CDS encoding substrate-binding domain-containing protein, which yields MKKKGLAAVLGLIMLAGALMGCSGGGKEATGEEEGKAAAENTEKGNSDIDISVVLHAMNSSFYTKIQEGAEQAGKDLGCNVKVTACSTASSLDEQVGLLETAIASKTDAIATVTWDKTGFNATIEKAKAAGIPVVGFNQDAEGCGTEAFIGQDYVTAGYNLGKYMFGEVMKGEGTYIVASCGPTDEALVAREEGIDKAAAEYDGISKITTIDIGTDLTTAYGVIENAYLANPEVTAILGVDVFSEAIGNVIGDQGLEGKVYGAGFDLTEGTLEHVKNNEMQLTVGQNPYLQGYYSVVECFLNAAHGTDFIDLDTGAQMVTAENVNEVEPE from the coding sequence ATGAAGAAAAAGGGGTTAGCGGCAGTATTGGGGCTTATAATGTTGGCAGGTGCATTAATGGGATGCAGTGGCGGCGGTAAGGAAGCGACGGGAGAGGAAGAAGGCAAAGCGGCTGCAGAAAACACGGAAAAGGGGAATTCTGATATTGATATCTCGGTCGTGTTACATGCCATGAACAGCTCCTTTTACACGAAGATACAGGAGGGTGCGGAACAGGCCGGAAAGGATCTGGGCTGTAATGTAAAGGTGACTGCCTGCAGCACCGCCAGTTCCCTGGATGAACAGGTAGGTCTGCTGGAGACGGCGATTGCTTCCAAGACAGATGCGATCGCTACGGTTACCTGGGACAAGACCGGATTTAATGCTACGATCGAAAAGGCAAAAGCGGCGGGCATCCCTGTCGTTGGTTTCAATCAGGATGCGGAAGGATGCGGAACGGAAGCTTTCATTGGACAGGATTATGTGACGGCAGGCTATAATCTTGGAAAATATATGTTTGGCGAGGTTATGAAAGGCGAAGGTACTTATATTGTTGCAAGCTGCGGACCGACCGATGAAGCGCTGGTTGCCCGGGAAGAGGGCATTGATAAAGCGGCAGCGGAATATGACGGAATCAGCAAAATAACAACCATCGATATTGGTACGGACCTCACCACAGCATACGGAGTGATAGAGAATGCATACCTTGCCAATCCGGAAGTGACCGCAATTTTGGGTGTAGATGTGTTCAGCGAGGCGATCGGAAATGTAATAGGCGATCAAGGTCTGGAAGGCAAAGTCTACGGCGCGGGTTTTGATCTGACGGAGGGAACACTGGAGCATGTGAAAAACAATGAGATGCAGCTGACTGTCGGGCAGAATCCATATTTGCAGGGATATTATTCTGTTGTAGAATGTTTTTTAAACGCTGCGCATGGCACTGATTTTATTGATCTGGACACAGGGGCACAGATGGTAACAGCCGAGAATGTAAACGAAGTAGAGCCGGAATAA
- a CDS encoding ABC transporter permease, with product MNAENTKKSHKIMAARELGVILVLIILIVLMSVASPVFLSTTNLINIVRQTVEIGIMAVGMTMLIIAGELDLSIGSLFASTAMIGAVLFKAQWNATLVFIIVIFAGMVIGGCNGLLVTRARIPSFIVTLGTMKILRSVAYAVSNGKSVSVFPESATESWVWVLGKSIGIIPVQVILMLILFAVGYVVLKKTSYGYQIYATGGNPRAAQLSGINTANVKLVAFMIMGVLCAAAALVSTTYLGSVTTTSGEGREMDAIAAVILGGAALSGGRGTMLGTFIGAIIMSVVKNGMVLLSVPVFWQDGFIGVVVILAVLVDTIMHKADDKR from the coding sequence ATGAATGCAGAAAATACAAAGAAAAGCCATAAGATAATGGCGGCAAGGGAACTGGGAGTCATACTGGTTTTAATAATTTTAATTGTTCTGATGTCTGTGGCGTCTCCGGTGTTTCTGTCAACCACGAATTTGATTAATATTGTGCGGCAGACGGTTGAAATCGGCATCATGGCGGTTGGTATGACTATGCTCATCATTGCAGGGGAACTGGATCTGTCAATCGGATCATTGTTTGCATCCACAGCTATGATCGGAGCCGTGTTGTTTAAAGCACAGTGGAACGCTACGTTAGTATTTATTATCGTCATTTTTGCAGGCATGGTGATAGGCGGATGCAATGGCCTTCTCGTGACAAGGGCCAGAATCCCATCCTTTATTGTGACGCTGGGGACTATGAAGATACTGAGGAGTGTTGCCTATGCGGTATCTAATGGAAAAAGTGTGAGTGTATTTCCTGAATCGGCTACGGAAAGCTGGGTGTGGGTATTGGGGAAATCGATCGGTATTATTCCCGTTCAGGTGATTTTGATGCTTATTTTATTTGCTGTTGGGTATGTGGTGCTTAAAAAGACATCCTATGGATATCAGATTTACGCGACGGGAGGGAATCCTCGGGCAGCGCAGCTGTCAGGAATCAACACAGCCAACGTCAAGCTGGTTGCCTTCATGATTATGGGAGTTTTGTGTGCGGCTGCGGCATTGGTAAGCACCACTTATCTCGGATCCGTCACCACGACCAGCGGAGAAGGCAGAGAGATGGATGCCATCGCTGCAGTTATCCTGGGCGGGGCCGCACTTAGCGGAGGACGTGGAACGATGCTGGGAACGTTCATCGGCGCCATCATCATGAGCGTGGTTAAAAATGGAATGGTTCTTTTAAGCGTGCCTGTATTCTGGCAGGACGGATTCATCGGCGTGGTGGTTATTCTGGCGGTACTGGTGGATACGATCATGCACAAAGCAGACGATAAAAGGTAG
- the gdhA gene encoding NADP-specific glutamate dehydrogenase yields MSYVDEVYASVVAKNPGEPEFHQAVKEVLDSLRPVIDANEELYRREALLERLVEPERQIKFRVPWVDDKGQVQVNVGYRVQFNSAIGPYKGGLRLHPSVNIGIIKFLGFEQIFKNSLTSLPIGGGKGGSDFDPKGKSDREVMAFCQSFMTELSKYIGPNTDVPAGDIGTGAREIGYMYGQYKKIRTANDGILTGKGLSYGGSLARTEATGYGLLYLTEELLKINGIDIAGKTCVVSGSGNVATYAIEKAHQLGAKCVTCSDSTGWVYDPEGIDVAALKEIKEVKRARLTEYKKYRPNSEYHEGRGVWTIKADIALPCATQNELLLDDAKQLVANGCLAVCEGANMPTTLEATEYLQNNKVIFAPGKAANAGGVATSALEMSQNSERLSWSFEEVDAKLKQIMVNITHNMDDAAKRYGFEGNYVVGANIAGFEKVADAMLAQGIV; encoded by the coding sequence ATGTCGTATGTTGATGAAGTCTACGCATCAGTCGTAGCAAAAAACCCAGGTGAGCCGGAATTCCATCAGGCAGTAAAAGAAGTGCTGGATTCACTGCGTCCGGTTATCGATGCAAATGAAGAGCTTTACAGAAGAGAAGCCCTGCTTGAGAGATTGGTCGAGCCGGAGCGTCAGATCAAATTCAGAGTTCCGTGGGTCGATGATAAAGGTCAGGTTCAGGTTAACGTAGGTTACCGCGTGCAGTTCAACAGTGCAATCGGACCGTACAAAGGGGGACTTCGCCTTCATCCGTCTGTTAATATCGGTATCATTAAATTCCTTGGTTTCGAACAGATTTTTAAAAACTCACTGACTTCCCTGCCGATCGGCGGAGGAAAAGGAGGTTCTGATTTTGACCCGAAGGGAAAATCAGACCGTGAAGTTATGGCATTCTGCCAGAGTTTCATGACAGAGCTGTCCAAATATATCGGACCAAACACAGATGTTCCGGCAGGTGATATCGGAACAGGTGCAAGAGAAATCGGCTACATGTACGGACAGTACAAAAAAATCCGTACGGCAAACGACGGTATTCTGACAGGCAAAGGCCTTTCCTACGGAGGGTCCCTGGCGAGGACGGAAGCTACCGGATACGGTCTTCTGTACCTGACAGAAGAGCTGCTGAAGATCAACGGTATCGACATCGCAGGAAAAACATGCGTGGTATCCGGCTCCGGTAACGTTGCAACTTATGCAATCGAGAAGGCACATCAGCTGGGCGCAAAATGTGTGACATGTTCTGATTCCACTGGCTGGGTATACGATCCGGAAGGAATCGATGTGGCAGCGCTCAAAGAGATCAAAGAAGTAAAACGCGCAAGACTGACAGAGTACAAAAAATACCGTCCGAACTCCGAGTATCATGAAGGAAGAGGCGTATGGACTATCAAGGCCGATATTGCACTTCCATGTGCAACACAGAACGAACTGCTGCTGGACGACGCAAAACAGCTCGTCGCAAACGGCTGCCTCGCTGTGTGTGAAGGGGCAAATATGCCGACAACACTGGAAGCGACAGAGTATCTGCAGAACAACAAAGTGATCTTCGCTCCGGGTAAAGCTGCAAATGCAGGCGGTGTTGCAACTTCTGCACTGGAAATGTCCCAGAATAGCGAACGCCTGAGCTGGAGTTTCGAGGAAGTAGATGCAAAACTGAAGCAGATCATGGTGAACATCACACACAACATGGACGATGCTGCGAAACGCTATGGTTTTGAAGGAAACTATGTAGTGGGAGCAAACATTGCAGGCTTTGAGAAGGTTGCAGATGCTATGCTTGCGCAGGGGATTGTTTAA
- the rbsD gene encoding D-ribose pyranase — MKKRGILNRDLMSAIADMGHTEVMVIGDAGVPIGKDSQRIDLAVCEDMPTIQQVLRLIMDEMIYEKVVVAEEQKLYNPAHFAEVQNLSARCRIETLPHEKLFARYLPGAKYIVRTGDFMPWGNVVITAGIDAPKWFKKEGCMIPDYYEERAGYEE; from the coding sequence ATGAAGAAAAGAGGAATTTTGAACAGGGATTTAATGTCTGCGATCGCAGATATGGGACACACAGAGGTGATGGTGATTGGAGACGCGGGAGTACCGATCGGCAAAGATTCTCAGCGTATCGATCTGGCCGTCTGTGAGGATATGCCGACGATTCAGCAGGTTCTCCGGCTGATCATGGATGAAATGATATATGAGAAGGTGGTGGTGGCCGAGGAACAGAAGCTTTATAATCCGGCACACTTTGCAGAGGTGCAGAATCTGTCTGCGCGCTGCCGGATTGAAACGCTGCCCCATGAGAAATTGTTTGCCAGGTATCTGCCAGGGGCGAAATATATTGTCCGTACCGGTGATTTTATGCCCTGGGGGAATGTTGTCATAACAGCCGGGATCGACGCGCCGAAATGGTTTAAAAAAGAAGGCTGTATGATACCTGATTATTATGAAGAGCGTGCAGGTTACGAAGAATGA